In Nicotiana tabacum cultivar K326 chromosome 11, ASM71507v2, whole genome shotgun sequence, a single window of DNA contains:
- the LOC107817646 gene encoding putative UDP-arabinopyranose mutase 5 isoform X2 translates to MRTDPPSLLSLAIDSALLHISSFSDLSFLPEHILLDLFLRTLRAGKLNEKILKLFIATGKEEILSLIDAFNIQCVLTPVLPTISVRDDEVDIVIAAIQPDLTSFLEEWRAVFSRFHLIIIQDPDLKEELKIPGGFNYDAYTKVDIQRIIGTSKAVTFSGYSCRYFGYLLSKKKYVISIDDDCIPAKDNEGNQVDANAQHINNLSTPATPFFFNTLYDPFRKGADFVRGYPFSLRSGVSCALSCGLCLNLADLDAPTQALKPALRNTRYVDAVLTVPARAMMPLSGINIAFDRELVGPALLPSFRLAKEGKFRWETVEDIWTGMCVKVVCDHLGYGVKTGLPYVWRKERGDAVESLKKEWEGVKLMEEVVPFFQSMRLSPAANTAEDCVVEIAAAVKEQLGQIDPVFTRAADSMVEWVKLWKTVKTQT, encoded by the exons ATGAGAACCGACCCGCCTTCCCTTCTTTCTCTCGCTATTGACTCTGCCCTCCTCCatatttcttccttttctgatcTCTCTTTCTTGCCTGAACACATCCTTCTTGACCTTTTCCTG AGGACATTGAGAGCTGGGAAACTAAACGAAAAGATTTTGAAGCTGTTTATTGCAACTGGGAAAGAAGAAATCCTTTCTCTAATTGACGCATTTAACATCCAATGTGTTCTTACTCCTGTGCTTCCTACTA TCAGTGTCAGAGATGATGAGGTAGATATTGTGATAGCTGCAATTCAACCAGATCTTACTTCATTTCTGGAAGAATGGAGAGCAGTATTCTCCCGATTTCACCTGATAATTATTCAAGATCCTGacctcaaagaagaacttaaaaTTCCAGGTGGATTTAATTATGATGCCTATACAAAAGTTGATATTCAACGAATTATAGGAACTTCAAAAGCTGTAACTTTCTCTGGTTATTCGTGCCGATATTTTGGCTATCTCTTGTCAAAGAAGAAATATGTCATCTCAATAGATGATGATTGCATTCCAGCTAAGGATAATGAGGGTAACCAAGTCGATGCCAATGCCCAACACATCAATAACCTTTCAACTCCTGCCACCCCATTTTTCTTTAATACCCTCTATGATCCTTTCCGTAAAGGAGCTGATTTTGTTCGTGGCTACCCATTTAGCTTGCGAAGCGGTGTCTCGTGTGCTCTGTCATGTGGACTGTGTCTTAATTTAGCAGATCTTGATGCACCTACACAAGCCCTCAAGCCGGCGCTGAGGAACACTCGATATGTTGATGCTGTCCTCACTGTACCAGCTAGGGCAATGATGCCTCTGAGTGGAATCAACATAGCATTTGATCGTGAGTTGGTGGGACCTGCTTTGCTACCATCTTTCAGGCTGGCAAAAGAAGGAAAGTTCAGGTGGGAAACTGTGGAGGATATATGGACCGGAATGTGTGTTAAGGTTGTGTGTGATCACTTGGGATATGGCGTGAAAACTGGGCTTCCATACGTGTGGAGGAAAGAAAGAGGTGATGCCGTAGAGAGTTTGAAGAAAGAGTGGGAGGGGGTGAAGCTGATGGAAGAAGTTGTTCCATTCTTTCAATCAATGAGATTGAGTCCGGCTGCAAATACAGCAGAAGATTGCGTGGTTGAGATTGCTGCAGCCGTGAAGGAGCAGCTGGGGCAAATAGATCCTGTGTTCACTCGTGCAGCTGATTCCATGGTTGAGTGGGTGAAGCTTTGGAAGACGGTCAAAACCCAAACTTAA
- the LOC107817646 gene encoding putative UDP-arabinopyranose mutase 5 isoform X1, translated as MSLVSVRDDEVDIVIAAIQPDLTSFLEEWRAVFSRFHLIIIQDPDLKEELKIPGGFNYDAYTKVDIQRIIGTSKAVTFSGYSCRYFGYLLSKKKYVISIDDDCIPAKDNEGNQVDANAQHINNLSTPATPFFFNTLYDPFRKGADFVRGYPFSLRSGVSCALSCGLCLNLADLDAPTQALKPALRNTRYVDAVLTVPARAMMPLSGINIAFDRELVGPALLPSFRLAKEGKFRWETVEDIWTGMCVKVVCDHLGYGVKTGLPYVWRKERGDAVESLKKEWEGVKLMEEVVPFFQSMRLSPAANTAEDCVVEIAAAVKEQLGQIDPVFTRAADSMVEWVKLWKTVKTQT; from the coding sequence ATGTCGCTAGTCAGTGTCAGAGATGATGAGGTAGATATTGTGATAGCTGCAATTCAACCAGATCTTACTTCATTTCTGGAAGAATGGAGAGCAGTATTCTCCCGATTTCACCTGATAATTATTCAAGATCCTGacctcaaagaagaacttaaaaTTCCAGGTGGATTTAATTATGATGCCTATACAAAAGTTGATATTCAACGAATTATAGGAACTTCAAAAGCTGTAACTTTCTCTGGTTATTCGTGCCGATATTTTGGCTATCTCTTGTCAAAGAAGAAATATGTCATCTCAATAGATGATGATTGCATTCCAGCTAAGGATAATGAGGGTAACCAAGTCGATGCCAATGCCCAACACATCAATAACCTTTCAACTCCTGCCACCCCATTTTTCTTTAATACCCTCTATGATCCTTTCCGTAAAGGAGCTGATTTTGTTCGTGGCTACCCATTTAGCTTGCGAAGCGGTGTCTCGTGTGCTCTGTCATGTGGACTGTGTCTTAATTTAGCAGATCTTGATGCACCTACACAAGCCCTCAAGCCGGCGCTGAGGAACACTCGATATGTTGATGCTGTCCTCACTGTACCAGCTAGGGCAATGATGCCTCTGAGTGGAATCAACATAGCATTTGATCGTGAGTTGGTGGGACCTGCTTTGCTACCATCTTTCAGGCTGGCAAAAGAAGGAAAGTTCAGGTGGGAAACTGTGGAGGATATATGGACCGGAATGTGTGTTAAGGTTGTGTGTGATCACTTGGGATATGGCGTGAAAACTGGGCTTCCATACGTGTGGAGGAAAGAAAGAGGTGATGCCGTAGAGAGTTTGAAGAAAGAGTGGGAGGGGGTGAAGCTGATGGAAGAAGTTGTTCCATTCTTTCAATCAATGAGATTGAGTCCGGCTGCAAATACAGCAGAAGATTGCGTGGTTGAGATTGCTGCAGCCGTGAAGGAGCAGCTGGGGCAAATAGATCCTGTGTTCACTCGTGCAGCTGATTCCATGGTTGAGTGGGTGAAGCTTTGGAAGACGGTCAAAACCCAAACTTAA